A window of Corticium candelabrum chromosome 3, ooCorCand1.1, whole genome shotgun sequence contains these coding sequences:
- the LOC134177546 gene encoding uncharacterized protein LOC134177546, producing the protein MTLLPYILLYVATVSLSTAQHVYHPCLSTGFGSGRSSSSVVYEREGSDLVLQVRGRDGYSVEWRVGTGTAPVTQRELARLLRGGSSRNAYGRLTIKSVDRTMNGTVYSFLLVSKGQTTFTSDWTTLIITEKPKVTFDPHQMTRFQVIEKTEQEICVRVDATPTPQISIAKLAEDGGILQYDNRFVPSTEQDCFKISKVTKEDAGQFRISVENCIGKSTANFTIDVLSACKAKY; encoded by the exons ATGACACTGTTGCCTTACATACTGCTGTACGTCGCGACCGTTTCTCTCTCGACTGCGCAGCATGTCTACCACCCATGCC TTTCCACTGGTTTCGGCTCTGGTCGGTCGTCTAGCTCTGTTGTGTATGAGAGGGAAGGCTCGGATTTAGTGCTGCAGGTTAGGGGGCGTGATGGCTATTCCGTGGAGTGGAGAGTTGGAACGGGGACGGCACCTGTGACGCAACGGGAACTGGCTAGACTTCTACGAGGAGGCTCGTCGAGAAATGCCTATGGCCGCCTTACTATCAAGTCGGTCGACAGAACAATGAACGGTACAGTGTATAGTTTCCTGCTTGTTTCCAAAGGTCAAACGACATTTACAAGCGACTGGACGACATTAATCATTACAG AGAAACCCAAGGTCACATTTGATCCTCACCAGATGACCCGTTTTCAAGTGATCGAGAAAACGGAACAAGAAATATGTGTAAGAGTAGATGCTACTCCTACCCCTCAAATCAGTATTGCAAAACTTGCAGAAGATGGTGGCATACTCCAGTATGACAATCGATTTGTGCCATCGACAGAACAAGATTGTTTCAAAATAAGCAAAGTAACCAAAGAAGACGCCGGTCAATTCAGAATTTCTGTAGAAAATTGTATTGGAAAGTCAACAGCAAATTTCACCATAGACGTACTATCAGCATGTAAGGCTAAGTATTAg
- the LOC134177132 gene encoding uncharacterized protein LOC134177132 isoform X2, producing the protein MNSLTLYLLAPLAVSFAQHVEHPCVSNSSSFVVYEKAGSDLVLEVAGKGDSFVQWMAMKGTANIKQSELARRLRGGRSKSVNGRLVVKSVDKLMNGTVYKFSLKSPNDETRYLSPWMVLAIAEPPRVRHHYIRKHFQVLAGKDIQICPNVTGIPTPGVHIFKNSTSDETVSYSNRFKPSSRQGCFEISNLRRDDSGQYIVSAENCIGKETTSFTIEVQPLLCYQIVSSPKDEHSEVILWGHNNKRHNCGDTWVGTESIIVYALEDEDLTLKAKEKKNGRSRTTVIWVGRKGWATLTTRQLAHELSSRRVNFANDRGFITLKSLHKKLNGTELRYREIEGDITYSYSGWVRLIIGGSPHITLVSHNSFRKMNVTEGESPPPICISVSGIPNPEILLYQSTVETLEPKQMHTKRYNFSNGCLHVSPVGRGDGGKLVVVATNCFGSSSLVLGLTIQIPYPCDDNQIFFGDPPVVTVQPSTTIKNDETQGSTIKSDLHEVIGPTATTSPVSKSPGSKETPSTESIERRTTVMASQARTKSSQRVTEDLTPNPNNQPSAAAQPSDGTVNHRPLAHTEKPNESGTVGIYHHTHETSIDSIRRSKGRETVLTRTPTTDSIAPVVVFNVSDLDTTDASTVDEDMDTTTASTHPRTIKMPATTPTIESAIVFINTDSGLNYGNNFHNNKEVDGSLPFWLYVVIGTATLILVVIAVTVTVIVLRRRRQYVPEPVPKDIPTACNTTSGHETVEPHLSTSTSIDVNKYEQ; encoded by the exons ATGAACTCTCTAACGCTCTATCTACTCGCTCCTCTAGCCGTCTCATTCGCTCAACACGTCGAGCATCCATGTG TGTCCAACAGCTCATCCTTTGTTGTCTATGAGAAAGCAGGCTCGGACTTGGTTCTTGAAGTCGCTGGCAAGGGCGACAGTTTTGTGCAGTGGATGGCAATGAAAGGAACGGCGAATATCAAACAGAGTGAGCTGGCCAGGCGCCTACGTGGAGGGCGGTCAAAGAGCGTCAACGGACGCCTTGTCGTGAAGTCGGTCGACAAATTGATGAATGGCACTGTTTATAAATTTTCTCTAAAATCGCCAAACGACGAAACACGTTATCTGAGTCCTTGGATGGTACTTGCCATTGCAG AACCACCCAGAGTCCGACATCACTATATTCGGAAACATTTCCAGGTGCTGGCGGGAAAGGATATTCAAATTTGTCCGAATGTCACTGGAATTCCTACACCTGGTGTACACATTTTCAAGAATTCAACTTCAGATGAGACTGTGAGTTATAGCAATCGTTTCAAGCCATCGTCCAGGCAGGGCTGCTTTGAAATCAGTAATCTGAGAAGAGACGACTCCGGACAATATATTGTGTCTGCTGAGAACTGCATTGGGAAAGAAACAACGTCCTTCACAATCGAAGTACAACCTTTACTGT GCTATCAGATTGTGTCATCGCCCAAAGATGAACACAGTGAAG TTATTCTGTGGGGTCATAACAACAAGAGGCATAATTGTGGAGACACTTGGGTAGGAACAGAGAGCATTATAGTCTACGCCCTAGAAGACGAAGATCTCACCCTGAAAGCCAAAGAAAAAAAGAATGGAAGATCGAGGACAACAGTCATCTGGGTAGGAAGAAAAGGCTGGGCAACGCTCACCACCAGACAACTGGCTCATGAGTTGAGCAGCCGCCGAGTCAACTTTGCTAATGACAGAGGTTTTATAACACTCAAGTCACTCCATAAAAAACTGAACGGAACGGAATTAAGATATAGGGAAATCGAGGGAGATATCACTTATTCCTACAGTGGGTGGGTACGTCTGATTATAGGAG GTTCTCCTCATATCACTCTTGTTTCTCACAATTCATTCCGTAAAATGAATGTTACTGAAGGAGAGTCGCCTCCTCCTATCTGTATTTCTGTGTCGGGAATTCCCAACCCTGAGATTCTGTTATACCAGTCCACAGTGGAAACTCTCGAACCGAAGCAAATGCATACCAAAAGATACAATTTCTCGAATGGATGTTTACACGTCAGTCCTGTTGGAAGAGGCGACGGCGGCAAGTTGGTGGTCGTGGCTACCAACTGTTTCGGATCCTCATCATTGGTCCTGGGACTTACAATACAAATACCATATCCAT GTGATGACAACCAAATATTCTTTGGAGATCCACCTGTGGTAACTGTTCAACCCTCAACAACCATCAAAAATG ATGAGACACAAGGGTCGACCATTAAGAGTGACTTGCATGAGGTCATTGGCCCAACAGCCACCACATCACCTGTCAGCAAATCACCCGGTTCCAAAGAGACACCAAGCACTGAATCGATTG AGAGGAGGACGACCGTCATGGCTTCACAAGCAAGAACAAAATCATCTCAGAGAGTGACAGAAG ATCTCACCCCAAATCCAAACAATCAACCTAGTGCAGCTGCACAACCCTCGG ATGGAACCGTCAACCACAGGCCATTAGCTCATACAGAGAAGCCCAACGAAAGTGGAACAGTTGGAATTTATCACCATACACACG AGACGAGTATAGATAGCATTAGGAGATCGAAAGGCCGCGAGACTGTATTGACTCGTACCCCGACAACAG ATTCCATCGCTCCTGTCGTCGTCTTCAATGTCTCGGAT ttggATACCACTGATGCCTCAACCGTCGATGAAGACATGGATACTACGACTGCATCTACACATCCCCGTACTATCAAAATGCCTGCAACTACACCTACAATTG AATCGGCAATCGTTTTTATCAACACAGATTCAG GATTAAATTATGGAAACAATTTTCATAACAACAAAGAAGTTGATGGAA GTCTCCCATTTTGGTTATATGTTGTGATCGGCACCGCCACTCTTATCCTGGTGGTAATAGCAGTGACAGTGACTGTCATTGTGTTAAGACGAAGAA GGCAGTACGTACCAGAACCGGTACCCAAAGATATACCGACTGCTTGCAATACAACTAGTGGTCACGAGACAGTGGAGCCGCATCTGAGCACCAGCACGTCCATTGACGTGAACAAATATGAACAGTAA
- the LOC134177132 gene encoding uncharacterized protein LOC134177132 isoform X1, with protein MNSLTLYLLAPLAVSFAQHVEHPCVSNSSSFVVYEKAGSDLVLEVAGKGDSFVQWMAMKGTANIKQSELARRLRGGRSKSVNGRLVVKSVDKLMNGTVYKFSLKSPNDETRYLSPWMVLAIAEPPRVRHHYIRKHFQVLAGKDIQICPNVTGIPTPGVHIFKNSTSDETVSYSNRFKPSSRQGCFEISNLRRDDSGQYIVSAENCIGKETTSFTIEVQPLLCYQIVSSPKDEHSEVILWGHNNKRHNCGDTWVGTESIIVYALEDEDLTLKAKEKKNGRSRTTVIWVGRKGWATLTTRQLAHELSSRRVNFANDRGFITLKSLHKKLNGTELRYREIEGDITYSYSGWVRLIIGGSPHITLVSHNSFRKMNVTEGESPPPICISVSGIPNPEILLYQSTVETLEPKQMHTKRYNFSNGCLHVSPVGRGDGGKLVVVATNCFGSSSLVLGLTIQIPYPCDDNQIFFGDPPVVTVQPSTTIKNDETQGSTIKSDLHEVIGPTATTSPVSKSPGSKETPSTESIERRTTVMASQARTKSSQRVTEDLTPNPNNQPSAAAQPSDGTVNHRPLAHTEKPNESGTVGIYHHTHETSIDSIRRSKGRETVLTRTPTTDSIAPVVVFNVSDLDTTDASTVDEDMDTTTASTHPRTIKMPATTPTIESAIVFINTDSGLNYGNNFHNNKEVDGSISSSGLPFWLYVVIGTATLILVVIAVTVTVIVLRRRRQYVPEPVPKDIPTACNTTSGHETVEPHLSTSTSIDVNKYEQ; from the exons ATGAACTCTCTAACGCTCTATCTACTCGCTCCTCTAGCCGTCTCATTCGCTCAACACGTCGAGCATCCATGTG TGTCCAACAGCTCATCCTTTGTTGTCTATGAGAAAGCAGGCTCGGACTTGGTTCTTGAAGTCGCTGGCAAGGGCGACAGTTTTGTGCAGTGGATGGCAATGAAAGGAACGGCGAATATCAAACAGAGTGAGCTGGCCAGGCGCCTACGTGGAGGGCGGTCAAAGAGCGTCAACGGACGCCTTGTCGTGAAGTCGGTCGACAAATTGATGAATGGCACTGTTTATAAATTTTCTCTAAAATCGCCAAACGACGAAACACGTTATCTGAGTCCTTGGATGGTACTTGCCATTGCAG AACCACCCAGAGTCCGACATCACTATATTCGGAAACATTTCCAGGTGCTGGCGGGAAAGGATATTCAAATTTGTCCGAATGTCACTGGAATTCCTACACCTGGTGTACACATTTTCAAGAATTCAACTTCAGATGAGACTGTGAGTTATAGCAATCGTTTCAAGCCATCGTCCAGGCAGGGCTGCTTTGAAATCAGTAATCTGAGAAGAGACGACTCCGGACAATATATTGTGTCTGCTGAGAACTGCATTGGGAAAGAAACAACGTCCTTCACAATCGAAGTACAACCTTTACTGT GCTATCAGATTGTGTCATCGCCCAAAGATGAACACAGTGAAG TTATTCTGTGGGGTCATAACAACAAGAGGCATAATTGTGGAGACACTTGGGTAGGAACAGAGAGCATTATAGTCTACGCCCTAGAAGACGAAGATCTCACCCTGAAAGCCAAAGAAAAAAAGAATGGAAGATCGAGGACAACAGTCATCTGGGTAGGAAGAAAAGGCTGGGCAACGCTCACCACCAGACAACTGGCTCATGAGTTGAGCAGCCGCCGAGTCAACTTTGCTAATGACAGAGGTTTTATAACACTCAAGTCACTCCATAAAAAACTGAACGGAACGGAATTAAGATATAGGGAAATCGAGGGAGATATCACTTATTCCTACAGTGGGTGGGTACGTCTGATTATAGGAG GTTCTCCTCATATCACTCTTGTTTCTCACAATTCATTCCGTAAAATGAATGTTACTGAAGGAGAGTCGCCTCCTCCTATCTGTATTTCTGTGTCGGGAATTCCCAACCCTGAGATTCTGTTATACCAGTCCACAGTGGAAACTCTCGAACCGAAGCAAATGCATACCAAAAGATACAATTTCTCGAATGGATGTTTACACGTCAGTCCTGTTGGAAGAGGCGACGGCGGCAAGTTGGTGGTCGTGGCTACCAACTGTTTCGGATCCTCATCATTGGTCCTGGGACTTACAATACAAATACCATATCCAT GTGATGACAACCAAATATTCTTTGGAGATCCACCTGTGGTAACTGTTCAACCCTCAACAACCATCAAAAATG ATGAGACACAAGGGTCGACCATTAAGAGTGACTTGCATGAGGTCATTGGCCCAACAGCCACCACATCACCTGTCAGCAAATCACCCGGTTCCAAAGAGACACCAAGCACTGAATCGATTG AGAGGAGGACGACCGTCATGGCTTCACAAGCAAGAACAAAATCATCTCAGAGAGTGACAGAAG ATCTCACCCCAAATCCAAACAATCAACCTAGTGCAGCTGCACAACCCTCGG ATGGAACCGTCAACCACAGGCCATTAGCTCATACAGAGAAGCCCAACGAAAGTGGAACAGTTGGAATTTATCACCATACACACG AGACGAGTATAGATAGCATTAGGAGATCGAAAGGCCGCGAGACTGTATTGACTCGTACCCCGACAACAG ATTCCATCGCTCCTGTCGTCGTCTTCAATGTCTCGGAT ttggATACCACTGATGCCTCAACCGTCGATGAAGACATGGATACTACGACTGCATCTACACATCCCCGTACTATCAAAATGCCTGCAACTACACCTACAATTG AATCGGCAATCGTTTTTATCAACACAGATTCAG GATTAAATTATGGAAACAATTTTCATAACAACAAAGAAGTTGATGGAAGTATATCTAGCAGTG GTCTCCCATTTTGGTTATATGTTGTGATCGGCACCGCCACTCTTATCCTGGTGGTAATAGCAGTGACAGTGACTGTCATTGTGTTAAGACGAAGAA GGCAGTACGTACCAGAACCGGTACCCAAAGATATACCGACTGCTTGCAATACAACTAGTGGTCACGAGACAGTGGAGCCGCATCTGAGCACCAGCACGTCCATTGACGTGAACAAATATGAACAGTAA